From a single Hymenobacter sp. YIM 151500-1 genomic region:
- the hemL gene encoding glutamate-1-semialdehyde 2,1-aminomutase translates to MESTTSTPATDLSLVASDALFTRAKQHIPGGVNSPVRAFRAVGGHPVFMQSAKGAWLTDVDGNRYLDFINSWGPMILGHAPDVVLDAVQQAVQGSLSFGAPTRREVEMAELIKQMVPSIEKVRLVNSGTEATMSAIRVARGYTGRDKIIKFEGCYHGHGDSFLIAAGSGALTLGAPDSPGVTQGVAQDTLTVPYNNLAAVEQIIDANPGQVAALILEPVVGNMGLVAPQPGYLAGLRELCTRHGIVLIFDEVMTGFRLARGGAQELYGITPDLTTLGKIIGGGMPVGAYGGRQDIMNQVAPAGKVYQAGTLSGNPIATAAGLAQLTYLQEHPELYPELNRITTRLADGTRQIAADLGLHYTVNQVGSMFSVFFTSQPVTDLDSAKTSDTEAFGRYFRAMLHRGIYLAPAQYEALFVSTAITDDLVDLYLTACRESMREAHGL, encoded by the coding sequence ATGGAATCTACCACCTCCACCCCTGCCACCGACCTCTCTCTCGTCGCTTCCGACGCCCTGTTTACGCGGGCCAAGCAGCACATTCCGGGCGGCGTCAACTCGCCGGTGCGGGCCTTCCGCGCCGTGGGCGGCCACCCGGTGTTTATGCAGTCGGCCAAGGGCGCCTGGCTGACCGACGTGGACGGCAACCGTTACCTGGACTTCATCAACTCCTGGGGCCCGATGATTCTGGGCCACGCCCCCGACGTGGTGCTGGACGCCGTGCAGCAGGCCGTGCAGGGCTCGTTGTCGTTTGGCGCCCCCACGCGCCGCGAGGTGGAAATGGCCGAGCTGATCAAGCAGATGGTGCCCAGCATCGAAAAAGTGCGCCTGGTCAACTCGGGCACCGAGGCTACCATGTCGGCCATTCGGGTGGCGCGGGGCTACACCGGGCGCGACAAAATCATCAAGTTTGAGGGCTGCTACCACGGGCACGGCGACTCCTTCCTGATTGCGGCCGGCTCCGGCGCCCTCACCCTGGGTGCCCCCGACTCGCCGGGCGTAACCCAGGGCGTAGCCCAGGACACGCTCACGGTGCCTTATAACAATCTGGCCGCTGTGGAGCAGATTATCGACGCCAATCCTGGCCAGGTAGCGGCTCTGATTCTGGAACCGGTGGTGGGCAATATGGGGCTGGTGGCGCCGCAGCCGGGCTACTTGGCCGGCCTGCGCGAGCTGTGCACTCGCCACGGCATTGTGCTCATTTTTGATGAGGTGATGACCGGCTTCCGCCTGGCCCGCGGCGGGGCCCAGGAGCTGTACGGCATCACCCCCGACCTTACCACTTTGGGCAAAATCATTGGGGGCGGCATGCCGGTGGGCGCCTACGGAGGCCGTCAGGACATCATGAACCAGGTGGCCCCGGCTGGCAAGGTATATCAGGCCGGCACGCTTTCTGGCAACCCCATTGCCACGGCCGCCGGCCTGGCCCAGCTTACCTACCTCCAGGAGCACCCCGAGCTGTACCCGGAGCTGAACCGCATCACCACCCGCCTCGCCGACGGCACCCGCCAGATTGCCGCCGACCTGGGCCTGCACTACACCGTCAACCAGGTGGGCTCCATGTTCAGCGTGTTCTTCACCAGCCAGCCCGTCACCGACCTCGACTCGGCCAAAACCTCCGACACCGAAGCCTTCGGCCGCTACTTCCGGGCCATGCTGCACCGCGGTATCTACCTGGCCCCGGCTCAGTACGAGGCCCTGTTCGTCAGCACCGCCATAACCGACGACCTGGTGGACCTCTACCTCACGGCCTGCCGCGAGTCCATGCGCGAGGCGCACGGGTTGTAA
- the dcd gene encoding dCTP deaminase, whose product MILTDQQILAEIERGNIVIEPFERSCLGTNSYDVHLGRYLATYRDTVLDARRHNQIDTFEIPAEGFVLQPSTLYLGVTEEYTESHAHVPFLEGKSSVGRLGIDIHATAGKGDIGFCNTWTLEISVSMPVRVYHLMPVGQLIYFAVQGNVETFYNRKANAKYNERTVKPVESMMWKNKF is encoded by the coding sequence ATGATTCTCACCGACCAGCAGATTCTCGCCGAAATAGAGCGGGGCAACATTGTCATTGAACCGTTTGAGCGAAGCTGCCTCGGCACCAACTCCTACGATGTGCACCTGGGCCGCTACCTGGCCACCTACCGCGACACGGTGCTGGACGCCCGCAGGCACAACCAAATCGACACGTTTGAAATCCCCGCCGAGGGTTTCGTGCTCCAGCCGAGCACGCTCTACCTGGGCGTCACCGAAGAATATACCGAAAGCCACGCCCACGTACCGTTTCTGGAGGGCAAGAGCAGCGTCGGCCGCCTGGGTATCGACATCCACGCCACCGCCGGCAAGGGCGACATTGGCTTCTGCAACACCTGGACCCTGGAAATCAGCGTGTCGATGCCGGTGCGGGTGTACCACCTCATGCCGGTGGGCCAACTCATCTACTTCGCCGTGCAAGGCAACGTGGAAACCTTCTACAACCGCAAAGCCAACGCCAAGTACAATGAGCGCACGGTGAAGCCCGTGGAGTCGATGATGTGGAAAAACAAGTTCTAA
- the gldC gene encoding gliding motility protein GldC, with translation MKKSEIRFSIALDDQKVPEAISWSATDAGPDIHFAKAINVAIWDRAQNGTMKIDLWTKDMPVDAMKYFVVDTIGSMAETILTATNDQVMATKMRDLCRALSEHIEEEERKQR, from the coding sequence ATGAAGAAGTCCGAAATCCGCTTCAGCATTGCCCTCGATGACCAGAAAGTACCCGAGGCCATCAGCTGGTCGGCTACCGATGCGGGTCCTGATATCCATTTTGCCAAGGCCATCAACGTGGCCATCTGGGACCGGGCGCAGAATGGCACCATGAAGATTGACCTCTGGACCAAGGATATGCCCGTGGATGCCATGAAGTATTTTGTGGTGGACACCATCGGCTCCATGGCCGAAACCATTCTGACGGCCACCAACGACCAGGTAATGGCCACCAAGATGCGCGACCTGTGCCGGGCCCTCTCCGAGCATATCGAGGAGGAAGAGCGGAAGCAACGTTAA
- the dnaN gene encoding DNA polymerase III subunit beta — protein sequence MKFIVSSSALLKQLQSINGVVTNNPVVPILENFLFEIEDGKLTITASDLETSMITELPVEARDSGRIAAPARILLDTLKNLPDQPVTFTLDEETYTIEIASSNGRYKLAGENATDFPRVPVVKGSAPVEIPSSSLSRAINKTIFAVSTDELRPAMTGILVQLADAQVTFVATDGHRLLRYRRSDVGAGQTANIIIPRKAFNLLKGALPSEATPVRMEFNNSNAFFAFNQMRLVCRLIDERYPDYENVIPVSNPNKLIISRQELLNSVRRISIYSNKTTHQVRLRLAGSELTVSAEDLDFSNEANEKLACQYDGEDMEIGFNAKFLTEMLSNIDSEEITLELSTPNRAGLLMPTTPDDNESILMLVMPVMLNNYV from the coding sequence ATGAAGTTCATCGTCTCGTCTTCCGCCCTGCTCAAGCAGCTCCAGAGCATCAACGGCGTGGTTACGAATAACCCCGTGGTGCCGATTCTGGAGAACTTCCTCTTTGAAATCGAGGACGGCAAGCTGACGATTACGGCCTCCGACCTGGAGACCAGCATGATAACCGAGCTGCCCGTGGAAGCCCGCGACAGTGGCCGCATTGCCGCGCCGGCCCGCATCCTGCTCGATACCCTGAAAAACCTGCCCGACCAGCCCGTCACCTTCACCCTGGACGAGGAAACCTACACCATCGAAATTGCCAGCTCCAACGGGCGCTACAAGCTGGCCGGCGAAAACGCCACCGATTTCCCCCGCGTGCCGGTAGTGAAAGGCTCGGCTCCGGTGGAAATTCCGTCCTCGTCTTTGTCGCGGGCCATTAATAAAACCATCTTCGCCGTCAGCACCGACGAGCTGCGCCCGGCCATGACCGGCATCCTGGTGCAGCTGGCCGACGCGCAGGTAACCTTCGTGGCTACCGACGGGCACCGCCTGCTGCGTTACCGCCGCTCCGACGTGGGCGCCGGCCAAACGGCCAACATTATTATTCCGCGCAAGGCTTTTAATCTGCTCAAAGGCGCCCTGCCCTCCGAGGCTACGCCCGTGCGCATGGAGTTCAACAACTCCAACGCCTTCTTTGCCTTCAACCAGATGCGCCTCGTGTGCCGCCTCATCGACGAGCGGTACCCCGACTACGAGAACGTTATTCCGGTATCGAATCCTAACAAGCTCATCATCAGCCGCCAGGAGCTGCTGAACTCGGTGCGCCGTATCAGCATCTACTCCAACAAAACCACCCACCAGGTGCGCCTGCGCCTGGCGGGTTCCGAGCTGACGGTATCGGCTGAAGACCTCGACTTCTCGAACGAAGCCAACGAAAAGCTGGCCTGCCAGTACGACGGGGAGGACATGGAAATCGGCTTCAACGCCAAGTTCCTCACCGAAATGCTCTCGAACATCGACTCCGAGGAAATTACCCTGGAGCTGAGCACCCCCAACCGCGCCGGCCTGCTCATGCCCACCACCCCCGACGACAATGAAAGCATCCTCATGCTGGTCATGCCGGTGATGCTGAACAACTACGTGTAA
- a CDS encoding type II toxin-antitoxin system RelE/ParE family toxin, with product MQISLSYAEQLITRIIAKTDMLAQFPMAGRMVPEYQDETIREVVEGNYRIMYEVLSATRLDITHVHHSARPLPPVS from the coding sequence ATGCAGATTTCTCTGAGCTACGCCGAACAGCTCATTACTCGGATAATTGCGAAAACAGATATGCTGGCGCAGTTCCCGATGGCGGGACGCATGGTACCTGAATATCAGGATGAAACCATTAGAGAGGTAGTGGAGGGAAACTACCGCATCATGTACGAAGTGCTCAGCGCGACTCGCTTAGACATCACGCATGTGCATCATTCGGCTCGCCCACTACCACCTGTTTCCTAG
- the gldG gene encoding gliding motility-associated ABC transporter substrate-binding protein GldG, with product MSEQLNISTASTRKRRDLTRFGLVVGLLLLLNFLGGLYFFRLDLTEEKRYTMSGATKALLQNLRQPVTVTVYLEGDFPPGFRRLQQSVRETLNEMQVYGGANLHYVFVDPSAAGTEQARNEYYASLLKKGLRPTNLGANENGKRVEKIIFPWATVAAGGKEENVLLLRGNQAAPADVRLNQSIEGLEYELASAIRKLSPGQRKRIGVVEGHGELTNQEAGDLIGSLGQFYDVFRVNLAQSRPQDLKTLSALIVAKPATAYSEPEKFKLDQFITQGGNALFFVDAMRVNLDSANRGGMLSFPLQLNLEDQLFRYGVRVNPDLLLDLNSGVIPLVTGALGDKPKVEPMPWQFYPLINNFSPHPITRNLDAVYTKFVSSLDTVKAVGIRKTPLLFTSRYTRVLPAPVPINLNDARLPPDPKLYKAQFEPVGYLLEGQFRSLYANRAEPGTTRFLPETSPNAKPAKILVVSDGDFVRNEVDPKTGRPFRLGFDRLANTEFANRELVLNAVDYLLDESGLIAVRGKQITLRPLDKPRVAEERRRWQLLNLAAPLALLGLFGAVRAWRRKRKYARF from the coding sequence ATGTCTGAACAACTAAATATATCCACTGCTTCTACCCGCAAACGCCGCGACCTGACCCGCTTTGGGCTGGTTGTGGGCTTGCTGTTGCTGCTCAACTTCCTGGGCGGCCTCTATTTCTTCCGCCTTGATTTGACGGAGGAGAAGCGCTACACCATGTCGGGGGCCACGAAGGCGCTGCTGCAGAACCTGCGGCAGCCCGTGACAGTGACGGTGTACCTGGAGGGCGACTTCCCGCCGGGCTTTCGGCGCTTGCAGCAGTCGGTGCGCGAGACGCTGAACGAAATGCAGGTGTATGGTGGCGCCAACCTGCACTACGTGTTCGTGGACCCCTCGGCGGCTGGCACTGAGCAGGCCCGCAACGAGTATTACGCCTCGCTGCTTAAGAAGGGGCTGCGGCCGACCAACCTGGGCGCCAACGAGAACGGCAAGCGGGTCGAAAAAATCATCTTCCCCTGGGCCACCGTGGCCGCGGGCGGCAAGGAAGAAAACGTGCTCCTGCTGCGCGGCAACCAGGCCGCCCCCGCCGACGTGCGCCTCAACCAAAGCATCGAAGGCCTTGAATACGAGCTGGCTAGCGCTATCCGCAAGCTCAGTCCCGGCCAGCGCAAGCGCATTGGGGTGGTAGAAGGCCACGGCGAGCTAACCAACCAGGAAGCCGGCGACTTGATCGGCTCGTTGGGCCAGTTCTACGACGTATTTCGGGTGAACCTGGCCCAGTCTAGGCCCCAGGATTTGAAAACACTCAGCGCCCTCATCGTGGCCAAGCCGGCCACGGCGTATTCAGAGCCGGAGAAGTTTAAGCTCGACCAGTTTATCACCCAGGGCGGCAACGCGCTGTTCTTTGTGGATGCCATGCGCGTCAACCTCGACAGCGCTAACCGCGGCGGCATGTTGTCGTTTCCGCTTCAGCTCAATCTGGAGGACCAGCTCTTCCGCTACGGCGTGCGCGTCAACCCCGACCTACTGCTGGACCTCAACTCCGGCGTCATTCCGCTGGTCACGGGTGCCCTCGGCGACAAGCCCAAGGTGGAGCCCATGCCCTGGCAGTTTTATCCGCTGATCAACAACTTCAGCCCGCACCCCATCACCCGCAACCTTGACGCGGTGTACACCAAGTTTGTGAGCAGCCTTGACACGGTGAAGGCCGTGGGTATCCGCAAAACGCCCTTGCTGTTTACTTCGCGCTACACCCGCGTGCTGCCCGCGCCGGTGCCCATCAACCTCAACGACGCCCGCCTGCCCCCCGACCCTAAGCTGTACAAGGCCCAATTCGAGCCCGTGGGCTACCTGCTCGAAGGCCAGTTCCGCTCCCTTTACGCCAACCGCGCCGAGCCCGGCACCACCCGCTTCCTCCCCGAAACCAGCCCCAACGCCAAGCCGGCCAAAATCCTCGTCGTCTCCGATGGCGACTTCGTGCGTAACGAGGTGGACCCCAAAACCGGCCGCCCTTTCCGCCTGGGCTTCGACCGCCTCGCCAACACCGAATTCGCCAACCGCGAGCTGGTTCTCAACGCCGTGGACTACCTGCTCGACGAGTCGGGCCTGATTGCCGTGCGCGGCAAGCAAATCACCCTGCGCCCCTTGGATAAGCCCCGCGTAGCCGAGGAGCGCCGCCGCTGGCAACTGCTGAACCTGGCCGCTCCGCTGGCGCTGCTGGGCCTGTTCGGGGCTGTGCGCGCGTGGCGGCGGAAGCGGAAGTACGCGCGGTTTTAG
- the gldF gene encoding gliding motility-associated ABC transporter permease subunit GldF, giving the protein MLAILRKEFNSFLNSPVAYVVLGVFLVATGLFVWVFPDSSVLDYGFADLQTLFNMAPWIFLFLIPALTMRTFAEEKKAGTIELLLTRPLTDGQIIGGKYLACLLLALLALVPTLLYYYSVYQLGNPRGNIDSAATVGSYLGLALLAAVFAAIGVFASAITRDQIIAFLVAVVGCFLVYSGFDSLASVFDGAPAYYISQLGIAAHYRDLSKGLIDSRDLLYFFSLIAGLLLATRLVLQSRNW; this is encoded by the coding sequence ATGCTCGCCATTCTTCGCAAAGAATTCAATTCCTTTCTCAACTCCCCGGTGGCCTACGTGGTGCTGGGGGTGTTTTTGGTGGCCACGGGGCTGTTTGTGTGGGTGTTCCCCGACAGCTCGGTGCTGGACTACGGGTTTGCCGACCTGCAGACCTTGTTCAACATGGCGCCCTGGATTTTCCTGTTTCTGATTCCGGCCCTGACCATGCGCACCTTTGCCGAGGAGAAGAAAGCCGGTACTATTGAGCTGCTGCTCACCCGCCCGCTTACCGATGGGCAAATAATCGGAGGCAAGTACCTGGCCTGCTTGCTGCTGGCCTTGCTGGCCCTGGTGCCCACGCTGCTCTACTACTACTCGGTGTACCAGCTCGGCAACCCCCGCGGCAACATCGACTCGGCCGCCACGGTGGGTTCCTACCTGGGTCTGGCTCTGCTGGCGGCCGTGTTTGCCGCCATCGGCGTGTTTGCCTCGGCCATCACCCGCGACCAAATCATTGCCTTTCTGGTGGCCGTGGTAGGCTGCTTCCTGGTGTACTCCGGCTTCGATTCGCTGGCTTCGGTATTCGACGGGGCCCCGGCCTACTACATCAGCCAGCTCGGCATTGCCGCCCACTACCGCGACCTAAGCAAAGGCCTCATCGACTCCCGCGACCTGCTCTACTTCTTCAGCCTGATTGCCGGCCTGCTCCTGGCTACCCGCCTGGTGCTGCAAAGCCGGAACTGGTGA
- the gldA gene encoding gliding motility-associated ABC transporter ATP-binding subunit GldA has translation MVEVQQLTKIFGPQTAVDSISFSVGKGEILGFLGPNGAGKSTTMKMATGYLPPTAGTIVVEGYDVQAAPLEVRRRVGYLPEHNPLYLDMYVHEYLEFIGSVHGLRGSGLRQRVQQLVDRVGLGREQNKQIGALSKGYRQRVGLAQALLHDPGVLILDEPTTGLDPNQIGEIRSLIRELGQDKTVIFSTHILPEVAALCSRAVIINRGRLVADSPVAELGARAAGEIIIRAEFEQPIDPAPLLALPGILSAERETGATYRIRTRAGADQRGAISRLAAAQGWVLLGLRQEEQSLEQVFQQLTM, from the coding sequence CGCAAACGGCTGTGGACAGCATCAGCTTCTCGGTTGGGAAGGGAGAAATCCTGGGTTTCCTGGGGCCGAACGGGGCGGGCAAGTCCACCACCATGAAGATGGCCACGGGCTACCTGCCGCCCACGGCCGGCACCATCGTGGTGGAGGGCTACGACGTGCAGGCGGCCCCGCTGGAAGTGCGCCGCCGCGTGGGCTATTTGCCCGAGCACAACCCCTTGTACCTGGACATGTACGTGCACGAGTACCTGGAATTCATCGGGTCGGTGCACGGGCTGCGGGGCAGCGGCTTGCGCCAGCGGGTGCAGCAGCTGGTGGATAGGGTAGGGCTGGGCCGGGAGCAGAACAAGCAGATCGGGGCCCTGTCGAAGGGGTACCGCCAGCGCGTGGGCTTGGCGCAGGCGCTGCTGCACGACCCCGGCGTGCTCATCCTCGACGAGCCCACCACCGGCCTCGACCCGAATCAAATCGGCGAAATCCGCAGCCTCATCCGGGAGCTGGGCCAAGATAAAACCGTCATCTTCAGCACCCACATCCTGCCCGAAGTAGCCGCCCTGTGCAGCCGAGCCGTCATCATCAACCGGGGCCGCCTCGTCGCCGACTCACCCGTGGCGGAGCTGGGCGCCCGCGCTGCCGGCGAAATCATCATTCGGGCCGAGTTTGAGCAGCCCATCGACCCGGCGCCGCTGCTGGCCCTGCCCGGCATCCTGAGTGCCGAGCGCGAAACCGGTGCCACCTACCGCATCCGCACCCGCGCCGGCGCCGACCAGCGCGGGGCCATTTCGCGCTTGGCCGCCGCCCAGGGCTGGGTGCTGCTGGGCCTGCGGCAGGAAGAACAAAGCCTGGAGCAAGTGTTTCAGCAGCTGACCATGTAG